Below is a window of Dehalococcoidia bacterium DNA.
CGGTGAGCGTAATATTGAGCTTGGCGACGCCGCCGATGTCTCCGGCTTCCACTTTGGCCATCGATTCCTGTGTTTTGCCGCGCACCATGAAGAGCTGCCCGATGCGTTCGTCGGCATTCTGGTTGACGTTCCATATGTGCGAGTTGCTCTCGATAGTGCCGGAGTAAACGCGGAAATAGGTCAGCTTGCCTACATAGGGGTCGGCTGTCGTCTTGAATACCAGCGCCGCTGGCATGCCGGTGACGTCAGGCTGCAAATCCTTTACGGAAGAGTCCTCTGCCACGGCTATCTTGCGCTGTAAAGGAGAAGGCAGATAGCGCTCGATAGCGTCCAGAAGCTGCGTGACGCCGATGCCCTGTAAACCGGAGCCCGTCAGGATGGGAACAATCTTACCGGCGGAGACTGCCTGTTGCAAACCCTTGATAATCTCTGCGGCGCTGAGTTCTTCACCGCCAAGGTACTTTTCCATGAGGGCGTCGTCGGTCTCGGCCACCGCCTCTATCATTTTGCTCTGCAGGGCTTTGGCCTGCTCCACCAGTTCTGCCGGCACGGCTGCTTCCTGGGGGGGATTGCCGGCATAGGCTTTCATAGAGATGAGGTCGATAATCCCCTTAAAACCGGTATGCGCCCCGATGGGCATCTGCAGCGGGATGCATTTTGAGCCGAAGCGCGACTGGGACTGCTCGACGGTCTTGTTGAAATTGGCGTTCTCGCGGTCCATTTTGTTAATAAATATGATTTGGGACTGTCCGGCTTCCTGGCTGTAGTTCCAGGCGAGCTCTGTGCCGACTTCCAGCCCCGAGGCAGCCGAGGCAAGTATGAGCGCACCTTCGCTGACCCTGATGGCCGCTTTGACCTCGCCTACGAAGTCAAGGTATCCGGGGGTATCGAGGAGATTGACCTTTGATTCGTGCCATTCGAAGGGCAGCAGCGAGAGATTGATGCTGATGCGGTGCTTGATTTCGTCGGGGTCGTAGTCGGAGGTGGTGTTGCCGGCTTCGATTTTCCCCAGGCGGTTGATAGTCCCGGCGGCAAACAGGAGCGCTTCCGACAGCGTCGTCTTGCCTGCGCCGCTATGGGAAAGCAGCACCACATTGCGGATGTGGTCGGGAGAGTACTGTTTCATCTAACACCCTCTCTTAGCTATTATTTTAGCCTTTGATATTATAGTCTAAACAGGCATATTCGCCTGGATAGCCACCCGTTACCTCGTTTACTGTCCGGTGTCCGCTGCCTGCCGGTGGATGCTGTTTTAGCGCATGATGACCACGCGACAGATTGCGGTTGAGAGAATATAACGGCTGCTCGTGCGGCGGTTATACCCTGCTATTTAAGAAAAAACCACAGCACGATGAGCAAGACAACCACGAAAGCGGTGAATAGACCTATACGCCTGAGCTCATAAGGCAGTTCGGCAAATCTGACCGCCACGGCTTCCTGTGCTGTGGCCGTTTTTACGGGGACGGTCTTTAGCGGGACTGCTGCTACCGTCGATTGCGCTGCTGCGGCCACTTGAGCGGCCGGTTTAACTGCTACAGCCGGTTTATGGCTTTTAAGTCTTTTGCTCTTATGGATATTCCTGCGGGACATTGAAAATCCTTTCCTTTACGTATTATGCTGCGCCGGTTATCTAGCTCTCGGGTGAGCCTTGTCGTAGGCCTGGCGCACATGGTCTGATGTCAAATGCGTGTATATCTGGGTGGTCGAGATGTTGGCGTGTCCCAGGAGCTCCTGCACCGAGCGCAGGTCGGCCCCGCCGTTGAGCATGTGCGTGGCGAAGCTGTGGCGCAGGGTATGCGGCTTGACCTGTTTTTCCAGGCCGATATTTTTGGCATAGCCTTTGAGTATCTGCCAGAGTCCCTGGCGCGTCAGGCGCTCGCCGCGCTGGTTGACGAAAAGGGCTTTCTCTTCGCTGTTATGCACGAAATGCGGACGTACTTCCTTCGTGTAAACCTCTACCGACTGGGCTGCCTGAGGGTAAACCGGCACCATGCGTTCCTTTTTGCCCTTGCCGAAAGGCCGCACGAAGCCGTTCTTGGTATCGATATCGCCCAGATTGAGCCCTACCAGTTCGCTGACGCGCATGCCGCTGGCATACAAAAGCTCCAGCATGGCGCGGTCGCGCTTCGCTTCCGGGGCGGTGCTCCTGGCAGGCTGGTCGATGAGTTGTCTCACCTGGCTGACCGTCAGCGTGTCGGGTAAAGCCTTACCCACCTTGGGTGAGCTGATATTCTCCATGGGGTCGGCCTTGATTTTGCCCTCGGCGGTAAGAAAGCCGAAGAAGCTCTTGGCGGCGGCCACCTTGCGCGCCACCGTGGTCACGGCATAGCCGCGCTCTTTAAGGTTGAGCAGGTAGCTCAGCATCTCGGGGCGGTCGAAAGCATTCCAGGCTGGTTTTTTAAGGCCCTTTTTAGAGGCGGAATCCTCGGCGAAGGTAGCCAGCTGGTTGAGGTCGTTGGCGTAGGCCGAGGTGGTATTAGTGGAAAAACCCTTCTCCACGCGGAGATAGTTCAAAAAGCTGTCGATATCCTGTCTCACACGTCACCTCTCTGTGAATTGCATCTATTTTAACATAACGCATGGATAATGCAAGCGGCGTTTTCAGCCTCCTGCTCTGGAATCGGCAGCGGATTAAAAGAAAAAAGTGACAATCCGTCATAAAAACGTCAGATGTAAATATATTTGACGCCATTAAGCATTTGGGCGATACTGAAATAGTCAAACGGAGGATAAAATAGCTGGCAAAGATTACGAAATAAAGTCAGTTGAGGTGGGTAATTTGATTCATCGCATGATTCCACAAAAGAAAGAACCTGAAGAGAAGAAGGAATTTTCACGCAGGGAATTTCTGAAGGATGCTGCGCTGTTAGTGTGTGGCGCAACCCTTGGCACGCTGACTCTTGCGAGCTCATGCAATATCTCTTCTACCACTTCCACGACTCCTGCACCTGCACCATCGTCCTCGCTCTTTCCGATCCCTGAACCCACATTGTCGTCCGCACCCACTCCTGCGCCCACTTCGACGCTCCCTTCCACTTCCACATTCATGCCTACGCCTACGTCTTCGCCTACGCCTTCGCCTACGCCTTCGTCTTCGTCTATACCTACGTCTACGTCTACTCCTACACCTACGCCATCGTTCACTCCTACTTCCACGTCTAAACCAACACCAACACCTACACCATCGCCGGTACCTATTCCAGTGCCCGCTACGAGTGCGTGCGCCATTACCTCACCGCCACCGAATATGGAAGGTATCAATACTCATCCGGAAGTGTACGGCACGGGTGCGGATCCCAAAATCATCACTCTTGGCCCCAAAGTCGGTGCTAACCCGGGTTGGCCTGTTTATCCAGATAAGCTGGGCATGGAATTCGAGCTCGAAAATTGGACACCCGTACTTGCGCCTCTCGATATGGTATTAATTGGCGTTAATAACAGGGGTGCCGTCTACAGAATTCAAAATGGGGTAAAACAGAGCCCATTCAATGATTTGGGATTATTCTTCGAGTCTAATAGTCCTGATTGGCCCAAAATGATTGTTTTCATCTATCACCTGTTTAGCTCACCGTTGGTGTTGAAAGACAGTCAAACTGAAGTTGAAGATTGGGATAGTAAAGTTCTCAGAGCCCAGGGACACCTATTTTATCCTCGCAGTGATTATATGGCTCCAGAAGGTGCGATTTCTTGCGATGCCATGATTGGCCGCTCGGTAAAACGTGGTGAACTAATTGCATTCGCTGGCAGTGTCGGTACTCACTCCATGGCCCCCTTTTGTTTTAAAGTATCAGATACGTCAGTCAACCCCACCGTTCAAAAGGGGAACCCCTATCTTCACTGGGTTCAGCCAAGTGCGTTCTTTTATTGGAAAAGTTACCGCCCTGATGCGGTTTTTCCCAGCGGGGTACTGGCTTATCCTTTCGAATGTGACGGTTATCAGCTCCCTGCCGAACTGCACGATGTGAATTTCAAATACACTTCAAAGACATAGACATAAAATCTGTCTAATCGTGTTCATTAAAGGGCGGAGAATCATCTCTCGCTCTCTTTTATTATTCCCCGGTTTTAGCCATCTCAATCGGGCAGGTGCGCCACACTCCGTTGGCATCAGGCAATGCGAGGACAATCCCCGCTAATTCATCGTGCCCGCCGCGAACGAAATGCCACCAGTGTGTAAACAGGGGAGGAATGCCTTTAGTCCTGAATACGATCTCTTCCATCGGGCCGAAGGTCTGCACGACCAGCCCCGGCCACTCTTTCAATCCCCCCGGAGCGTCAGGGATACGCACGGTAACGTCTTTCTCTCCCCAGTCGATCTCCAGTCCGATAGACCACTCCCGTTCGGCGCCCGGCACGTGCGCCTTGCCCTCGAAACGCTCCATGTCAGCCCTCCTTACACGGTTTGCGTGCGATAATGCTGGCGATAGCCTTGCGCGGCTCGATAACACCCTCGCGGTAGCGCAGGATGCGGTAATCGCAGAACATGTTGAGCAGCTCGTTGTGTTTCAGCAGATGGTCGGGATTCTTGGGACGGCCCCACTCCGCCTGGTCTGTATTATACGTCTCGAAAACCACTATCCCGCCCGGCTTGAGCGCCTCTCGTATCTCCGCGATGAGCGGGCGGTGTAAATAGTAAAAACAGACTATGACGTCATAGTCTGCCGGAGAAAGTCTGTAGCCGTTTTCCAAATCCTCCACGAGAGTAGATATATGCACGCCCTCGCTCTTTGCCAATAAGAGCGCTTTCTCCACGGCTTCGGTGGATACGTCTATGCCCTCGACTTCAAATCCCTCTTTGGCTAAATAGACGGCATTGCGCCCCGCCCCCATCGCCAGGTCGAGCGCGCGTCCGGCGGGAGGCAGCAGGCTGCGGTTGACCACCAGGAACCCGGCGGGCTGGGTGCTTTTATGCATGTGGTCGCGGCGCATAGTCTTATAAAGCTAGCATGAGGATGGTGGATTTGCAACTTGAATTATTCTCTCATCCTGAGGAGTACGAAGGACGACGAAGGATCTGGCGCGATAATCTCCTCTACCTCGATGGCATCTCGTCCGATAGATATTCCAGCCAGACCCTTCGTCCGCCCAGTCGGACTCAGGGTGAGAATGTTATCCCCCCGGTCCCGCTTATGTTAAAATATATGTAAATCATTATGTCAGCCTCAAAGAACAATCCGCTTTTGGTGCGCGCCAGGCAGCTTCCCACCGACCCCGGCGTCTATATCATGAAAAACGCCGCCGGCAAGGTCCTCTACGTGGGCAAGGCAGTCAACCTGCGCAACCGCGTCAAGAGCTACTTCATGAAGACCGGCCACGACGCAAAGACCGAGCAGATGGTCTCTCACGTCGTTGACTTCGAGTTTTACATCGTGGCCTCGGAGGAAGAAGCGTTGGTCCTGGAGCTCAATCTCGTCAAGAAATTCCGCCCGCACTTCAACATCCGCCTCAAGGACGACAAGGGCTTCCCCTACCTCAAGATAGACCTGGCCGAGGACTGGCCGCGCGTGCTGGTGGTGCGCCATGTCGCTTCGGACGGGGCGCGCTATTTCGGCCCCTTCGCCAATCTGCGCTCCATCCGCCATGCGCTGGATGTGGTGAAGTCCATCTTTCCTTTCCGCACCTGCGACATCAAGCTCGACAACTACGCGGGCCGTCCCTGCCTGGAATACGACATGCACCATTGCGTGGCCCCCTGCAACGGCAAAATTACCCGCGCCGAATACATGGAAATTATCCACGAGCTGATTCTCTTCCTCGAAGGCAGGCAAAAACCCCTCGAACTGCACCTCAACGAGCAGATGCGCCTCGCCGCCGAGCTGCAGCAGTACGAAAAGGCCGCCTGGATACGCGACCAGATAAAAGCGGTGCAGCAGGTCGTCGCCTGGCAGAAGATGGCCGCCAAAGTGAAGGGCGACCAGGACGTGATTGCCTTCGCCCCGGACAAGGGCCAGGCGCTGGTGCAGGTGTTCTTCGTGCGAGGCGGCAAGCTCATCGGGCGCGAGGCCTTCACGCTCCAGGGCATCGGCGAGGAAAAGCCCGAGCAGATAATGACCGACTTCGTGCAGCAATATTATTCGGCCACCATGAGCATCCCGCTACTCATCCTCCTCCAGCACCCGGTTCTGGAAAAAGAGGTGGTGCAGAAGTGGCTCTCCTCCCGCCGGGGTAAGCCTGTCGTCCTCCGCGTGCCGGAACGCGGCCCTGCCCGTGAACTTCTGCACACCGTCGAGGAGAACGCCATCAAGGGCGTCGAGCAGCTTAGAATCAAGAACCTGGCGCAGCCCTCGGCGCTGGAATCCGCCCTGGCCGAACTCAAAGACAAGCTGGGCCTCTCCTCCCCGCCCGCCCGCATCGAAGGCTACGACATCTCCAACATACAGGGGCGCATGGCGGTGGGCAGCATGGTGGTCTTCGAGGAGGGCAAGCCCGTTCCGGCGCGTTATCGCCGCTTCCGCATCCAATCTGTGCCGCAGGCCAACGACTACGCCATGCTGCAGGAGGTGCTGCGACGCCGTTTCTCGCACGTTTCGGAGCGCAAGGACGGGAATAGTTGGGCGCTCCCGGACCTTGTTCTTATTGACGGCGGCAAAGGGCAGCTTTCCGCCGCCAGAGAGGCCATGGAAGAAGCCGGAGCGCAGGCCATCGCCACGCTCGGACTGGCCAAGGAAAACGAGGAAATATTCCTGCCGGGAAGGGGAAAACCCATCAGCCTGCCGGTGACGTCGCCCGGGTTGCAGTTGTTACAGCGCGTAAGGGACGAGGCGCACAGATTCGCGCTGGGCTACCACCAGAATATCCGCAAGCGCGAGGCGCTCACGTCCGTGCTGGACGACGTGCCCGGCATCGGCCCGCACCGCAAGCGCGCGCTTTTAAAGCACTTCGGCACGTTCCAGGGCGTCAAACAGGCTTCGGTGGAGGATCTGACCAAGGTGAGTGGCATTACGCCGCTTATCGCGCAGAAGATTAAGGAGTTTGTGGGGTGAGGCCATCTGATCAATCTTCAAAATAATCTGTGTCGAGTCGCTTAATTACAAATTCGTTTTCGCGACTTACACCAATATCATTTTCGATCATGAGTTCCGCGAGTCGGGTTCCCTTTATTGTTATTATTTTTTTTGAACTTTTCCCCGCTGCTTCTTCTGCGTCTCTATTAAAATCAGAGGTTGTTATGAAAACGCCTTTATCCGCATGTGCGACATCAAGAGAACCTATGAAATTGCGAATGTCTTTATGCCGGACATTTTTATCACCCCATCGTTTTGCCTGGACGTATATTTTACTGATACCCAGTTTGTCTTCGTTGATAACGCCGTCAAGTCCTTCGTCACGTGACTTGCCGATTGCTTTAGCTGCATCCTGACGGTTACCTCCGTAACCCATTGCAACTAGCAGGTCTATTACAATATGTTCGAACCTATTAGCAGATACTGATTTGAGTTGTTGGAGTATATCACCTTCAAGTTCTTCAACAAGTTGCTCGTACGCATATTCAATTTGTTCCTTGGGGGGTTCATGTTCCAGAGCAGGGGCTTCTCGTTCCTTTTCTTTATGCTTCGCTTTAAACTCGAGAAATTCAGGAAATTGGGATAGATATTTTTGGTCGATTCTTGTTAAATGGCGCGTTGTTACATTTTTGAGGACATCAAGTCCACGTTCAGTAATACAAAAGCGCCCTCTTTCATTCGTTTTTAATAATACCGCCTTTTTTAAATAGGTTCTGGCCCAACCGACACGGTTGTTAAAGATTTCTTGTTTACCGCTTGGTAAGAGTTCATCCTTCTCTTTTGGAGTTAATTTGAACCTTTTACCCAAATACTCGATGGCTTCTGATATTTGGTGTGTCTTCCCATCGGCAGCAATTTCCAACAAAGGAAGCATGATACTTTGATAATCTGGGATACTCATGTTACCCTCCCAAAATGGATGCTATCAGTTTGTCAGATTATAGGTTCTATTTATTTCGACTTCAATGGTTTGTTGAAAATAGTGGATGTTTATTATGAAAAAACCCCTCGACTTTCGCCTCAGGGCTTTCTCTTTATCCTAACTTAGCTTTGTACCTCACACCGGGAAGAAGAAGTTGATGGCCGCCGCCACCCCTTGCTGCTCGGGTTGTGATTGACAACGAATTGTTTGAAGCGTAATTTGTAATAACCCATGAACAAGTTTTCTGAAAAACTCGACAAGCAGCTCAAGAAATCTCCCCGTCAGATCGAACCGGCTGAATCGAATTATCCGTGGCTCTCTATCCTGCTGGACACCTATCATATTTACGATTCCGGCTCGAAGCTGGAGCTCGAAGCAGAAGAGAAAAGCGCGGGATGCCAGTAGCCTGCAAAAACGGGTGCTGTTGCTGCTGCATGAGGCCGTCAGTTCCCATGACTGAACTGGAGATACTCGGCGTATTGTGGTTTGTGATTCATAAACAGGAGGACAGCGTAAGAGCATTGGTGCTGGACAGAATGATAAATCACAAACTGAGCGCCGAGTGCCCCTTCCTGTTGCAGTCGCGGTGTTCCGTATATCCGGTTCGGCCGCTGGCATGCCGCATACTGCATGTCTTCGGCGCTCCCTGTAAACCGGATGAAATTCCTGTCGAGAGCCGGCCTGATGATATCTGGATTCCAAGCCGGGATGTAGGCCGTAATGCCGCAATGGCGATGCTGGCCTATTTCGGTATTACCCGTACTCAGGATAAAGTAAGGGCGTTTAATGAAGGATTCATCCCTGCCAATTCATTGCCTATGTCCGAGGTTCAGTGGGAATCGCTTGCCCGCGCCAGCCTCGGCGCTGACAAGCGACCGGCGTAATCCCGTTTTGCGACTTAAACTCAAGGCTTAAACAGGAAAGAAGAAGTTGATGGCCGCCGCCACCCCGTGCTGCTCGATGTCCTGCGTTATGTAAAGAGATGCCTCTTTGACCTCAGGGAAGGCGTTCCCCATCGCCACCGACACCCCTGCCGCTTTTAGCAGCGGAATGTCGTTCAGGCCGTCACCGATGGCGATGGTTTCGGAGGCCTGGTATCCATAGTATTCCAGCAGTTTCCCCAGTGCCTCGCCTTTGCTGACCTGCGGGTTGACGATGTTGATGAAGTCTATATCGGGGTAGGCCGGCGAGCGCGCGATGGAATAGCGCAGCCTGTCGCCGAAGTTGCCCTCGAACAGCTTGGCCTTGACGGCCTCCTCGTCGTTATGCACCACCACCTCGGCCTTCAGTATGCGCTCCTTGTTCCAGATGTCGTCGAAGTTGACCTTGGTGGGCTCCACGCGGAAGAACTTGCGGTGCACCTCATCAGACCAGTTGGGGCGCTCGGAGAAGAACCTCTCGCTGGAATAAAGCTCCAGGTAGATGTCGTTCTTTCGGCTGAAATCGATGGCCTCGCGCACTATGGCGGCGTCGAGCGGCTTGGCGTAGATGGTAGACATGTTCCCGGGGTTGTATATAAGCGCGCCGTCGTAAAATATGTGAAAGTTGTTGAGCCTCAGCTCTTTTATGACAGGCATGGATGCCTTGATGACGCGTCCTGTGCACAGGGATACGACGACGGATGAGTTGTCCAAGCGGGTGACGGCGGCTTTATCCTCCGGCGCTATGTTGCCGTGCTTGTCCACCAGCGTCCCGTCTATGTCGATGACCACCATTTTATACTTCAAGTTGTCCTCCGGGAAAAATGCCAAAGTTGCTATGGGATTATAACCAGTACGCCTTTTTGGTGCAAGAAACTATGTCTTTGCGAGGAGGGAGTCCGCTCGAGGCGGACGACCGACGTGGCAATCTCCGATAGTA
It encodes the following:
- the xerD gene encoding site-specific tyrosine recombinase XerD, translating into MRQDIDSFLNYLRVEKGFSTNTTSAYANDLNQLATFAEDSASKKGLKKPAWNAFDRPEMLSYLLNLKERGYAVTTVARKVAAAKSFFGFLTAEGKIKADPMENISSPKVGKALPDTLTVSQVRQLIDQPARSTAPEAKRDRAMLELLYASGMRVSELVGLNLGDIDTKNGFVRPFGKGKKERMVPVYPQAAQSVEVYTKEVRPHFVHNSEEKALFVNQRGERLTRQGLWQILKGYAKNIGLEKQVKPHTLRHSFATHMLNGGADLRSVQELLGHANISTTQIYTHLTSDHVRQAYDKAHPRAR
- the uvrC gene encoding excinuclease ABC subunit UvrC encodes the protein MSASKNNPLLVRARQLPTDPGVYIMKNAAGKVLYVGKAVNLRNRVKSYFMKTGHDAKTEQMVSHVVDFEFYIVASEEEALVLELNLVKKFRPHFNIRLKDDKGFPYLKIDLAEDWPRVLVVRHVASDGARYFGPFANLRSIRHALDVVKSIFPFRTCDIKLDNYAGRPCLEYDMHHCVAPCNGKITRAEYMEIIHELILFLEGRQKPLELHLNEQMRLAAELQQYEKAAWIRDQIKAVQQVVAWQKMAAKVKGDQDVIAFAPDKGQALVQVFFVRGGKLIGREAFTLQGIGEEKPEQIMTDFVQQYYSATMSIPLLILLQHPVLEKEVVQKWLSSRRGKPVVLRVPERGPARELLHTVEENAIKGVEQLRIKNLAQPSALESALAELKDKLGLSSPPARIEGYDISNIQGRMAVGSMVVFEEGKPVPARYRRFRIQSVPQANDYAMLQEVLRRRFSHVSERKDGNSWALPDLVLIDGGKGQLSAAREAMEEAGAQAIATLGLAKENEEIFLPGRGKPISLPVTSPGLQLLQRVRDEAHRFALGYHQNIRKREALTSVLDDVPGIGPHRKRALLKHFGTFQGVKQASVEDLTKVSGITPLIAQKIKEFVG
- a CDS encoding HAD family phosphatase translates to MKYKMVVIDIDGTLVDKHGNIAPEDKAAVTRLDNSSVVVSLCTGRVIKASMPVIKELRLNNFHIFYDGALIYNPGNMSTIYAKPLDAAIVREAIDFSRKNDIYLELYSSERFFSERPNWSDEVHRKFFRVEPTKVNFDDIWNKERILKAEVVVHNDEEAVKAKLFEGNFGDRLRYSIARSPAYPDIDFINIVNPQVSKGEALGKLLEYYGYQASETIAIGDGLNDIPLLKAAGVSVAMGNAFPEVKEASLYITQDIEQHGVAAAINFFFPV
- a CDS encoding class I SAM-dependent methyltransferase; this encodes MRRDHMHKSTQPAGFLVVNRSLLPPAGRALDLAMGAGRNAVYLAKEGFEVEGIDVSTEAVEKALLLAKSEGVHISTLVEDLENGYRLSPADYDVIVCFYYLHRPLIAEIREALKPGGIVVFETYNTDQAEWGRPKNPDHLLKHNELLNMFCDYRILRYREGVIEPRKAIASIIARKPCKEG
- the fusA gene encoding elongation factor G gives rise to the protein MKQYSPDHIRNVVLLSHSGAGKTTLSEALLFAAGTINRLGKIEAGNTTSDYDPDEIKHRISINLSLLPFEWHESKVNLLDTPGYLDFVGEVKAAIRVSEGALILASAASGLEVGTELAWNYSQEAGQSQIIFINKMDRENANFNKTVEQSQSRFGSKCIPLQMPIGAHTGFKGIIDLISMKAYAGNPPQEAAVPAELVEQAKALQSKMIEAVAETDDALMEKYLGGEELSAAEIIKGLQQAVSAGKIVPILTGSGLQGIGVTQLLDAIERYLPSPLQRKIAVAEDSSVKDLQPDVTGMPAALVFKTTADPYVGKLTYFRVYSGTIESNSHIWNVNQNADERIGQLFMVRGKTQESMAKVEAGDIGGVAKLNITLTGDTLGTQAKPAKLAPLTFPKPIYSVAVHPKTKADLDKMGSALARLAEEDLTLHIRRDHDTAETILSGMGDTQLAVAGEKMQRKFGVGVELTPPKVPYRESITQAARSEFRHKKQSGGHGQFGHVVLELEPLPRGSANVFENKVVGGAVPKNYIPAVEKGVLEASKEGSLAGFPVVGLKAIIVDGSFHPVDSSEMCFKIAGAGALKQGMQDAKPILLEPMVSMKITVPNDFTGDILSDLNTKRAHVMGMNPEGGINVIDAEAPMAEVLRYATDLKSITQGRGTYTMEFKQYKEVPAHITQKIIADRQAEKEQEALK
- a CDS encoding twin-arginine translocation signal domain-containing protein, translating into MIPQKKEPEEKKEFSRREFLKDAALLVCGATLGTLTLASSCNISSTTSTTPAPAPSSSLFPIPEPTLSSAPTPAPTSTLPSTSTFMPTPTSSPTPSPTPSSSSIPTSTSTPTPTPSFTPTSTSKPTPTPTPSPVPIPVPATSACAITSPPPNMEGINTHPEVYGTGADPKIITLGPKVGANPGWPVYPDKLGMEFELENWTPVLAPLDMVLIGVNNRGAVYRIQNGVKQSPFNDLGLFFESNSPDWPKMIVFIYHLFSSPLVLKDSQTEVEDWDSKVLRAQGHLFYPRSDYMAPEGAISCDAMIGRSVKRGELIAFAGSVGTHSMAPFCFKVSDTSVNPTVQKGNPYLHWVQPSAFFYWKSYRPDAVFPSGVLAYPFECDGYQLPAELHDVNFKYTSKT
- a CDS encoding restriction endonuclease is translated as MSIPDYQSIMLPLLEIAADGKTHQISEAIEYLGKRFKLTPKEKDELLPSGKQEIFNNRVGWARTYLKKAVLLKTNERGRFCITERGLDVLKNVTTRHLTRIDQKYLSQFPEFLEFKAKHKEKEREAPALEHEPPKEQIEYAYEQLVEELEGDILQQLKSVSANRFEHIVIDLLVAMGYGGNRQDAAKAIGKSRDEGLDGVINEDKLGISKIYVQAKRWGDKNVRHKDIRNFIGSLDVAHADKGVFITTSDFNRDAEEAAGKSSKKIITIKGTRLAELMIENDIGVSRENEFVIKRLDTDYFED